CGGGTGCTTACATCGGTGGGCACCTCGCGTACAAGCAGGGCGCTCAGGTGAACGTGAGCGTCTCCGACCTGCACCTGATCAGCGACGGCTGGCACTCGATCGCCGAGTTGGCCGAGTTGCCGCAGCGCGAACTGGTCACCCGTGCGGTGGACGACGTGTCGCTTATCGTCTACCGGCACGGCGACGACGTCACCGTGATGCTCGAACGGTGCCCGCACCAGAGCGGCCCGCTCGGCGAGGGCGAGGTACGCGAGATCGACGGGCACGCGTGCGTGGTGTGTCCCTGGCACGGCAGCACGTTCCGGCTCAACGGCGGCGAGGTGGTGCACGGGCCGTCCCCGAACGACCAGCAGGTGCTGCCCACCCGGATCGTCGACGGCGTACTGGAAACCCGCCTGCCCTGAGCCCGCCCGGCCGGTGCAGCCGCTCAGTCCCTGCGGTGGCGACCCGCCGGCAACTCCGACGGCGGGGCGACCGGCACCCGGTGTCCGGTCCCGGCGCGTGCCACCGCGACCCGGCGACGCATGCCCAGCACCGCACCGATCTGCGCGCCGATGATGCTTGCCACGGCGAGCACCGCGGAGACGGCCAGTGGCCGGTTGACCCGGTCGGGCTCGCTGGCGCTGGCCGCGCCCACCGTCACCACCGGTGGGTGGCCGCCCTCGCCGCGCGGCGGTGCGTCCTGCGGCGCCGGTGCCACCGGCGTAAGGGAGCCGGTGCCGCCGGGCTGCTCCACCGTGCCGCCCGGCGACGGTTTCACCGTGCCGCCCGGCGACGGTTTCCGCTCCTCGGCCTGCTCGGGTGCGGCCGGCCCGGACGGGGAGGGCGGCGTGGCCCGGACGACCAGGCGGCCGGTGGCGTGGGCCCGCGAGCCCTGGTCCTGTGCCTCGGTCGGGAGCTTGATGAGCTGGCCGGGTCGGATCCGGTCCGGATTCCGCAACTGGTTGAGCGCGGCCAGCCTCCGGTAGTCGTCGAAGTCGTCGAGGTACCGCTCGGCGACCTTGCCGAGGTAGTCCCCCTTGGCCACCCGGTAGACGGAGGCATCCGACGCCGTCGAGAGCCCGTCCCGGGCCGCCGTCACCGCCGGTCCGGCCGCCGTTGCCGGGGCGGCCATCGCGGGCGAGACAGCGGCCGGTGCGGCGGCGGCCGGTGCGACAGCGGCCGGTGCGGCGGCGTACGTGGCGGGCGAGTACGCGTCGGCCGCGTACGCCGTGCTGGCGGCGGTGGCGGCCGGGCTGGTGACCAGGATCAACGCCACCGAACCGACAAGCGCCGCAGCGGCCCGCTGCTGCCGGCTCATTCCGGGCAGCCGGGGCGCCGGTCGGCGCAGGGCCTGCGCACCCACCTCCACAAGCACGGAGAGGGCGAACGTGGCCCAGCCGAACCACCCGGCCAGCGCCAGCGCCCGCAGGAAGAGCTGCCCGTCGTCGCGGCTGGTAAGCGTGGTCCCGACTTCCGCAAGCGTGGGTACGTGGTCGGGTAACGGGTTGCCGGCGAAGGCCAGCAGCGCGATCGGCCCGCCGGCCAGCAGTCCGACAAGCACGATGAGCGCACCGAAGCCGGTAAGCACGCGACCGGTTCGCCGTACCGCGGTGCCACCCGATGCAGCCATGGCTACCTTTCCTTCCCTAGGGTGCCCCGGTCAGCGCCCGTGCGGTCGCCTCGCCGGAAACGGTGACGGTGTGGGAGAAGCCGAAGAGGCCGAGCACGGCCCGCTGGTAGGTGATGGTGACGCGTACCTGGATCAGGGTCTCGCCGTCGACCACCGGAAAGCTGACGTTGTGGCCACTGGCCCCGGCGGCGGAGAGGTACCGCGCCACGGCCCGGCGGGCCTGGGGTTGGTTGATCCGTTTGGGCCCACCCTCGATCGCGGTGGCCCGGTCGATGGCCTGGCCGCCCGTGCGGGCCGCCTCGGCGGCCAGGTTCTCGGCCCGTTGCAGGGTACGGAGCTGACCCGCGCCGTCGAACGCCATGCCGATGATGGCGAGCACCCCGAAGAGGGCGACGGCGAGGAAGACGCTCACCCGCCCGGCCTCGCCCCGGCCGGTGTTCATCCCCGGCTCCGGTAGCGGTCCAGGGGCGAGGTGAACGACGCGGTGATCCGGTTACCGGTCGGCATCTTCGTCAGGGCGGGAAGCTTGATGTCCTGGTAGGAGACCGTGCAGGCGATCTCGACGGTGACCGAGGCGTCCTGCCCGACCTCGCTGCGGAACGCCGCGTCGAAGCTGGTGGATCGGCCGCCGACCGCGCCGCGGAAGGTCACCCGGGGTGCGCCGGTGCAGGAGACCCCCCGCCAGTCGAGCTGCCGACGGGCCGCGTCCCGTGCCTCCTGGCGGGCGGTGGCGGCGTCCCGGGAGATCGATGCGGCCCGGGCGGCATCGTGCGCGGCGGCCTCCAAGGCCTCGCTGGCCACGGCGGTACGCCCGGCGACGCCGGCCAGCACCATCAGCGCGACGAAGGCGGGTGCCAGGACGGCGACCTCGATCGAGACCGAGCCCCGGCTCACGGTGCCGTCCATCGCTCCACCGTCCCGTGTGCGCTCTGCCGGACCGAGAACTTGACCCCGGGTACGACCGAGAGGGACCGGCCGGTGACGGTACAGGTCACGTCGGTGTCGGTGCGTACGCAACTCGGACCCGGCTCCTCCCAGTCGACCAGCCAGTCGCCGGCCTGGTTCAGGAACCTGGTCGCCCGCGCCGCACCGGCACCCTCCGGGGCCTGGTGGAGCCGCTGCGCGTTGACGCCGCTCTGCGCGGCGTTGAGCGCGGTCGAGCGGGCCACGAAGACCGCAGCGACCTGGATCGAGGCGAAGAGCATCAGCAGGATCGCCGGCAGCGCCACCGCCAACTCCACCGGATTGCCACCCCGTTCGGGGTCGCCGGGAAGCCGGCGGTGCCGGATGGCCGTGACCATCCGGCACCGGCCGGTGGGGAGGGCAGCACGCATGGGTCACTTCGGTTCTTGATGCTTCGGGATGTTGTCCATCCAGTCGTTGGCGGCGGCGAGGGCGGCACCGGTCACCGCCATCGCGACGGCCACCAGGCCAAAGATGATCACTGCGGTGGGTACCGGACTGTCGCCGCGATCGCCGCGCAGCTCGGCCAGCCGCGCGCGCAGCGCGACGTGCAGATAGATGAAGACGGACATCGGGGTGCTCCTTTGCTCGGGAGGGGAGGAGAGGGAAGTCAGAGGCGGGCCAGGAACGGATAGATGGCGAAGCCGAGCAGGACGAAGACCAGCAGCGCGCCGGGAATGTCGAGGCGGCTGGTCACCCCCTCGGCCCGGGCCAGGTTGTCGGTGCGGATCTGGTCGCGCAGCGAGTCGGCCCGGCTGCGCAGGGTCTCGTGCACCTGCGCGCCCTCCCGGCCCGAGGAGCGCATGATCGCGCCGACGTCACCCAGCTCCGGGATGCCGATCCGGTCGGCGAGGTCACGCAGCTCGTCCCAGGGCGAGTGCATCTGCATCTGGGCGATGCGCAACGCCTCGGAGATCCGGTCGAAGACCCAGCCCTCGCAGATCGCCGCCGCCCGCTCCAGCGACTGCACCGGACCGTGCGCGGCGGAGAGTTGCAGCGCGACCAGATCCAGGTAGGTGCAGACCGCCTGCCGGAACTCGTCCCGGGCGACCTCGGCGCGGGTGATCACCGACCGGTGCGCGATCAGCGCGCAGAGCAGCGCCAGACCGATACTGCCCAGCACCGGCACGGCCAACGGCAGTGCGACGCCGACGACGAACAGCGTGCTGCTGACCAGGGCCGGTCCGGCCAGCCCGATCAGGGCGGAGAGCAGCAGGGACAGGGCGTACTGCTCGGGGGTGCGGCCGAGCAGGGCCAGTTGCCGGTGTGGCGGGCGCAGCCAGCGGGCCAGCCCGGTGAGCCACTCCAGCCGGCGGTCGGCGGGGTCGATTCGGGCCCCCGCCGGCTGGTGCAGCCGGCGCAACGCCGGACCGAGGGCGGGCGTCGCCGGCACCAGTTCGCGGACCACCAGGAAGATGCCCAGCCCGATCGCGGCACCGCCGGTGACGGCGACGGTCAGCACCCAGTTCACGCCACCACCTCCGCCGGATCGGGGGCCGGCAGGAAGCGGGCCGGCCGGGGCGGCTGGCTCATCGAGCGCACCCAGGCCAGCAGGCCCACGAAGGCGGCACCGAGCACCGCCATCACGATCTGACCGAACGGCGTGCCGTAGGGCTGGACGTACTCGGTGTTCAGCAGCCCGTACGCGATGGTGGCCAGGGTCATCCCGGTGAGGAAGCGGACCGCGAAGCGCGGTTGGGTGCGCTTGGCCTCGACCTCCCGCCGGGTGGCCACCTCGGCCGCCGCGGCCGCCGCGATCGAGCCGAGCACGTCACCGAGCCGCTCGCCCCGGTCGGTCAGGTGCAGGATGAGCGCCGCGACCACCTGGTCGCAGACCGGGTCGCCGATCTCGTCGGCGAAGGCCAGCAGCGCGGACCGGGCCAGCCAGCCGGCCTGGAGCCGGGCGGCGAGTAGCCGTACCTCCTCCTGGATCTCCTCCGGGGCGGTGGGCACCGTGCCGATGATCGCCTGCTGGAGGCCCTGGCCGGTGGCGGAGACGTCCTTGAGCCGGCGGGTCCACTCGCCGACCGCCTCGATCCGGGCGATGGCCCGCTGCTCGGCCCGGCCCACGGAGAAGAGCCACGGCGTGCCGGGCACCGCCACCGCGACCAGCAGGCCGACCACCGGCAGGCCGGTCAGCAGGAAGGCCAACGCCCCGGCGATCAACGCACCGACCAGCAGGCTCTGGTGTGCCCGCTGCTCGCGCAGCGTGGTGCCGGAGCCCCGCCAGAGCCGCTCGATCCCCGGCCCCGCGCCGGGTGCCCGGCCGGGCGGGCGGCTGGTGCCGACGAGCGCGACGACCACCAGCACCAGCCCGGTCACGCAGGCCGCCCCGGAGACCATCGCGATCAGTTCAATGTCGTTGCGCACGGCTCACCGCCGACCGAGTCGGGTCTGCTTGGGCCGGCGCCAGGCCCCCTGGCCGGCCTCGATCCAGCGGCTCAGCAACCGCGCGTCGTAGCCCACCCGCAGCAGTTGGTCCCGGATCCGCTCAGGCAGGTGTCGCGGCACCGCCCGGCCGTCCGGCCCCGGCCCGAACACCTGCGTGGTGGTGATCCGGCTGCCCTCGCTGACGCCGAGTACCTCCTCGACGTGCGAGACGTACCGGTGCTTACGGCCGCCGATCCCGGTCTCGTCCTCGACCGTGACGTAGACGATGAGGTCGAGCGCGTTACCCGCCATCCGGCGGGCCTGGTCGACCGTCATCTCCCGGCCGTGCGCCAACGCCAGCTCGATGATCCGTTCGCTCACCCCACCGGGGGTACGCGCGTGGATCGTGCACATCGAGCCCCGGCTGGTGGTCATCGCCTGGAGCATCGGCACGATCTCCCGGGACCGCACCTCGCCGACGATGATCCGCAGTACGCCCATCCGCAGCGAGACCGGGATCAGGTCGGCGATGCTCACCTCGCCGGCCGGTCGACCGTCCGGCCCGCGTTCGCCGTGCCCCTCCCGGGCCTCGAAGCTCATCACCGCGCGGTGCCGATCGGTGCGTCGGGCCGGCAGCAGCTCGCGACTCTCCTCCAGCAGCACGTACGGCTCGTCCGGCGGGATCTCGCTCATCAAGGCCCGGATCACCGTGGTCTTACCGGCCCCGGCCAGCCCGGCGACCATGATGTTCAGCCCGGCCCGCAGCGAGGCGCGGAGGAAGTCGCGCAGCAGCGGGTCGATCATCTCGTCCAGGTCGCCACGGGCGCCGGCCAGGTCATCCAGGGTCACGTCGAGGGTGTTGTGTTTCCGGATCACCGCGTACGGGCGGTGGCTGACCAGGAACACCGCCGCGAGCCGGCTGCCGTCCGGCAGTTGCAGGTCGAGCGTGGGCTTCGAGGTGGAGAGCGAGCGCTCGGTCGCACCGGAGCGGCGGGCCGCCGCCTGAAGGATCTCGACCAGTTCCTCGTCGCTGTCGCTGATCGGCTCGGCCCACTCCACGCCGCCGCCGTGCCGGGTGATGCGTACCTGGTCACAGCCGAGGATGTGCACCTCCTCGATGGTGTCGTCGACGAGCAGGGTCTGTAGCCGGCCGAGCCCGGCCAGCTCGGCGGTGACCTGGTCGAGCAGCAGTCGCTCCTCGCCGGCGGGCATCGGGGTGCCGGCGCGACGCACCGAGTTGGCGTACTCGGCGACCAGTTCCACCGCGAGCCGGGCCCGCTCGGTGTCCTCCTCGTCGATGCTGAACTCCCGGCCGCGCTGCCACCGGGTGAGCCGCTCGCTGAGTTCCCGCCGCAGTTCACGGACCACCTGGAAGTCGGCCCGGGGTCGGGGCGGCGCCTCGGGCGGTGCCGTCACCACGGGTACCGGGACCGGGTGCTGCGTCCGGCCGTTGGCCGGGGGCAGCGGTGGGGCGATGGAGGTGGCGCCCGGCGGCTGTCGCCGGGGATCCGAGGAGACCGGCTCAAACCGCATCCGGCACCCCCTGGGTGACCGGCCACGCCAACCGCGCCCGCCGCCGCTCCAGCAGGGCACCGACCGGCACCTCCAACCCCCGGGCCGCGCGCAGCAACGGCCGTCCGGACCGGACGGTGCCGCCGAGGCTCAACACCTCGGCGGTACGCGGGTCGTGCGGCAGCCGGGCGATCACCGGCACCCCGAGGGCCTTGCTGATCTCGCCCTTGCCGTGACCGCCGCCGACCAGCAGCAGCCGCAGCGTGCCCGGCTGCACCCGGTGCTCGGCGAAGTCCCGCACGATGGTGCGGATCGTGGCGCGGGCGGCGGACAGGTCGGGCAACTGGGCCCGGGCCACCAGCAGCACCACCGACGCGGCGCGCAGCAGCGGCCACGGCGGACCGACCACCGGCAACCGGCCACAGTCGACAAGCACGTCGTACGGCGGGTCGCCCTCCTCCAGCCCGACGAAGAAGTCGGCGAAGCGCTGCCAGAGCGGGACGACGCTGCCGGCCTGCGCCGGATCGACGACCCCGGGCAGCAGCAGCCGGTCGCGGTGTGGCGCGTCCAGGTCGACCAGCTGCGACCAGAAGGTCGTCTCCAGGCTGCCGTCGCGCAGCTCGCCGACGGCCAGTTCGCCGATGCCGCGCGGGCCGTCCAGCGCACCACCGAGGTAGCCGGCGAGCACCGAGCCGCCGGACGGGTCGCACTCGGCGAGAACCAACCGCCGGTGCCAGCTCAACGTGCAGGCCAGCGCGGTGGTGGTGACCCCGGGCGAGCCCTTGGCCGAGACCAGCGCGACGATCGCCATGGTCAGGCTGCCTTGGTCAGCACGAGTGCGATCCGGTCCTGCGCGGCAAGCGCCACCACGGCCGGTACGTCCCGTACCGCCAGGGCCAGGTAGACCACCACCTCGTCGCGGCCGTCGGTGCTGACCGAGTCGATGACGGTCGCACTGAACCGGGTGGCGCCGGCGGACGAGCCGCTGCCGCCGCGCTCCTCGCTCGGGGTGCTGACCAGCAGCACCTCGTCGCCGGGGCGCAGTCTTGGTGCGGGCACCTGGGCGGCCCGCAGGCCGAGCGCGAGTTGCTGCTGACCGGGGCCGAGCAGCGGTTCGTCGGTGAGCTGCGCCATGGTCAGCAACGTTCCCGGGGTGAGCGAGACGGCGGCGCGCAGGCCGACCACGTCGCCGAGTTGCCCGGCCGGCACCGGTGCGAGCCCCTGCCCGCCGGCCACCTGGACGGAGACCAGGTCGTCGGCGCTGAGTACGCCGCCGACCTCGACCGCCCGGGCCACCGCCAGGTAGCTGCCGGTGGCCTGGACGGAGGTGACCGCGAACGCCGAGCCGAGCCCGCCGAGGGCGATCAGCAGCACGGCCAGGCCGAGCAGCCCAGGCCGCACCCGACGCTGCCGGACCACCCGGGGTGGCGCGACCGGCGCGTCCACCGGAGGGGGGCCGTTACGGGTCGCCACGCTCATCGGGTCACCACCTGAAGCTCGTTGATCTGAATCTCGACCGGGCCGCTGGTGCGGGTGACGTCCGGAATCTGGCCCTGTACGCCGCTGCTGCTGCTCCACTCGACGGTCCAGTACGTGGTGGCCTGGACCCGGTACGTGCCGGCCTGCGGGTAGCCGTTGTCGTAGCCGCAGTCCGGGGAGGGGCGGCCGGCGTGCTGGCCGGTGGCGTCGTACGGGGTACCCGGGCCGTCGCAGCTGACCTCGTCGCCGTTGCCCATGTCCCAGATCACCTGTTCGACCTTGGCTTCGATGGTGACGGTCAGGCCCCGGTCCGAGGCGGAGGCGCTCAGTGGGCCGAACTGGCTGGCCCCTGGTTCGGCCCACATCCAGACCGGCAGGCCGACCAGACCGGGGCCGATCCGCTTGCGGGGTGCGACCGATGCCCGGGGCGCGAGCAGGGTGATCGAGGCGAACGCCCGCCGGGCCAACTCCTCCGGGTCCGGCGGAGCGCCGAAGCCGGGCGGCGGCTCCTCCAGCAACACGAGTTGCTCGTCGCCGATCCCGTTGCCGTAACAGGTCTTCGTGTAGTACTGCCAACCCTCGGGGGGCTCCTGCGGCGGCGAGTCGGCGATCTTGTAGTAGCAGCCGTCGTTGCTGTTGAACCAGCCCAGCAACTCGTCGTAGCAGGGGACGGTCTGGCCCTGCCGCTGACAACCGCCGCCGCCTCCGCCGCCGTTACCGCCACCACCGTTGTCACCGCCGCCGTTGTTGCCGCCGCCGGGCG
This DNA window, taken from Micromonospora sp. FIMYZ51, encodes the following:
- a CDS encoding LysM domain-containing protein; the protein is MAASGGTAVRRTGRVLTGFGALIVLVGLLAGGPIALLAFAGNPLPDHVPTLAEVGTTLTSRDDGQLFLRALALAGWFGWATFALSVLVEVGAQALRRPAPRLPGMSRQQRAAAALVGSVALILVTSPAATAASTAYAADAYSPATYAAAPAAVAPAAAAPAAVSPAMAAPATAAGPAVTAARDGLSTASDASVYRVAKGDYLGKVAERYLDDFDDYRRLAALNQLRNPDRIRPGQLIKLPTEAQDQGSRAHATGRLVVRATPPSPSGPAAPEQAEERKPSPGGTVKPSPGGTVEQPGGTGSLTPVAPAPQDAPPRGEGGHPPVVTVGAASASEPDRVNRPLAVSAVLAVASIIGAQIGAVLGMRRRVAVARAGTGHRVPVAPPSELPAGRHRRD
- a CDS encoding TadE/TadG family type IV pilus assembly protein — translated: MDGTVSRGSVSIEVAVLAPAFVALMVLAGVAGRTAVASEALEAAAHDAARAASISRDAATARQEARDAARRQLDWRGVSCTGAPRVTFRGAVGGRSTSFDAAFRSEVGQDASVTVEIACTVSYQDIKLPALTKMPTGNRITASFTSPLDRYRSRG
- a CDS encoding TadE family protein, giving the protein MVTAIRHRRLPGDPERGGNPVELAVALPAILLMLFASIQVAAVFVARSTALNAAQSGVNAQRLHQAPEGAGAARATRFLNQAGDWLVDWEEPGPSCVRTDTDVTCTVTGRSLSVVPGVKFSVRQSAHGTVERWTAP
- a CDS encoding type II secretion system F family protein yields the protein MNWVLTVAVTGGAAIGLGIFLVVRELVPATPALGPALRRLHQPAGARIDPADRRLEWLTGLARWLRPPHRQLALLGRTPEQYALSLLLSALIGLAGPALVSSTLFVVGVALPLAVPVLGSIGLALLCALIAHRSVITRAEVARDEFRQAVCTYLDLVALQLSAAHGPVQSLERAAAICEGWVFDRISEALRIAQMQMHSPWDELRDLADRIGIPELGDVGAIMRSSGREGAQVHETLRSRADSLRDQIRTDNLARAEGVTSRLDIPGALLVFVLLGFAIYPFLARL
- a CDS encoding type II secretion system F family protein — translated: MVSGAACVTGLVLVVVALVGTSRPPGRAPGAGPGIERLWRGSGTTLREQRAHQSLLVGALIAGALAFLLTGLPVVGLLVAVAVPGTPWLFSVGRAEQRAIARIEAVGEWTRRLKDVSATGQGLQQAIIGTVPTAPEEIQEEVRLLAARLQAGWLARSALLAFADEIGDPVCDQVVAALILHLTDRGERLGDVLGSIAAAAAAEVATRREVEAKRTQPRFAVRFLTGMTLATIAYGLLNTEYVQPYGTPFGQIVMAVLGAAFVGLLAWVRSMSQPPRPARFLPAPDPAEVVA
- a CDS encoding ATPase, T2SS/T4P/T4SS family is translated as MRFEPVSSDPRRQPPGATSIAPPLPPANGRTQHPVPVPVVTAPPEAPPRPRADFQVVRELRRELSERLTRWQRGREFSIDEEDTERARLAVELVAEYANSVRRAGTPMPAGEERLLLDQVTAELAGLGRLQTLLVDDTIEEVHILGCDQVRITRHGGGVEWAEPISDSDEELVEILQAAARRSGATERSLSTSKPTLDLQLPDGSRLAAVFLVSHRPYAVIRKHNTLDVTLDDLAGARGDLDEMIDPLLRDFLRASLRAGLNIMVAGLAGAGKTTVIRALMSEIPPDEPYVLLEESRELLPARRTDRHRAVMSFEAREGHGERGPDGRPAGEVSIADLIPVSLRMGVLRIIVGEVRSREIVPMLQAMTTSRGSMCTIHARTPGGVSERIIELALAHGREMTVDQARRMAGNALDLIVYVTVEDETGIGGRKHRYVSHVEEVLGVSEGSRITTTQVFGPGPDGRAVPRHLPERIRDQLLRVGYDARLLSRWIEAGQGAWRRPKQTRLGRR
- a CDS encoding ParA family protein, whose protein sequence is MAIVALVSAKGSPGVTTTALACTLSWHRRLVLAECDPSGGSVLAGYLGGALDGPRGIGELAVGELRDGSLETTFWSQLVDLDAPHRDRLLLPGVVDPAQAGSVVPLWQRFADFFVGLEEGDPPYDVLVDCGRLPVVGPPWPLLRAASVVLLVARAQLPDLSAARATIRTIVRDFAEHRVQPGTLRLLLVGGGHGKGEISKALGVPVIARLPHDPRTAEVLSLGGTVRSGRPLLRAARGLEVPVGALLERRRARLAWPVTQGVPDAV
- a CDS encoding SAF domain-containing protein — encoded protein: MSVATRNGPPPVDAPVAPPRVVRQRRVRPGLLGLAVLLIALGGLGSAFAVTSVQATGSYLAVARAVEVGGVLSADDLVSVQVAGGQGLAPVPAGQLGDVVGLRAAVSLTPGTLLTMAQLTDEPLLGPGQQQLALGLRAAQVPAPRLRPGDEVLLVSTPSEERGGSGSSAGATRFSATVIDSVSTDGRDEVVVYLALAVRDVPAVVALAAQDRIALVLTKAA